A window of the Bacteroidota bacterium genome harbors these coding sequences:
- a CDS encoding T9SS type A sorting domain-containing protein, producing MDGIYIDDVEINVDGIGINENSGTTASKLCGIYPNPSKDLTHISFIIGNDEDVLIEVFDMLGQKVRVITDKFLAKGSHTVIWDGMNASGSGTHEGIYFVRMKAGDSFSEKKVVIIK from the coding sequence ATGGACGGTATTTATATCGACGATGTTGAGATAAATGTTGATGGAATCGGGATCAATGAAAATTCTGGAACAACAGCATCCAAGTTGTGTGGAATTTATCCTAATCCCTCTAAAGACCTGACCCATATATCCTTTATCATCGGAAACGATGAGGATGTATTGATTGAAGTCTTTGACATGCTTGGCCAGAAGGTCAGGGTTATAACAGATAAATTTTTGGCAAAAGGATCCCATACGGTCATTTGGGATGGGATGAATGCATCGGGATCCGGCACTCACGAGGGCATATATTTTGTCAGGATGAAGGCCGGGGATAGTTTTTCGGAAAAGAAAGTCGTTATCATTAAGTAA